The following proteins are encoded in a genomic region of Desulfosporosinus youngiae DSM 17734:
- a CDS encoding efflux RND transporter periplasmic adaptor subunit, with the protein MKKLLAKVNTKKAVSYLAIVLVLAMGGFLLHNTGSWAAMQNNPQVTSDSKVSVEVRKAETMTIRPFMSYDATLLSGEEGVVGADVPGKVVQILFSEGDIVKKGTSLIVLDSQDMNDQLKGAQAQLAAVQATLPKAEANVQISQRNFNNAKALYEAGAVSANDLSDAETGLKVAQADLAALQANISAAQSGIDRLEHNMANLVIKAPMDGVVEDKNVAIGQYAGPGAPLAMIKDTSTIQAVIKIAQEDAVKIQAGQKAQVRVSGDTQVYEGTVSYVSTTASMASRTFTAKVEVPNPGKRLKPGSYANVNLVSGTEVSALTIPLRSVAGSKGSYYVFTAENGVARRTAVTLGATYNDRIEVQSGLTDGADVICTNINSLQDGDQISIAEPLTEQTSEAAAEQGE; encoded by the coding sequence ATGAAGAAACTTTTAGCGAAGGTAAACACGAAAAAAGCAGTTTCCTATCTGGCAATTGTCCTGGTACTGGCCATGGGAGGCTTTTTGCTCCATAATACGGGCTCCTGGGCAGCAATGCAGAATAATCCGCAGGTGACCTCTGACAGCAAAGTCTCGGTAGAGGTTCGGAAAGCAGAAACCATGACCATCCGGCCGTTCATGTCCTATGACGCCACGCTTTTGTCAGGAGAAGAAGGTGTGGTTGGGGCAGATGTGCCGGGAAAAGTGGTCCAGATCCTGTTTAGTGAAGGGGATATAGTGAAAAAAGGGACATCTTTGATTGTCCTGGACAGCCAGGATATGAACGACCAGCTGAAAGGAGCTCAGGCCCAGTTGGCTGCGGTGCAGGCTACATTACCTAAGGCTGAAGCCAATGTGCAAATCTCCCAGCGCAATTTCAATAATGCTAAAGCTCTTTATGAAGCCGGCGCCGTATCTGCCAACGATTTAAGCGATGCCGAAACCGGGCTTAAGGTGGCTCAAGCCGACCTGGCTGCTTTGCAGGCTAATATCAGCGCGGCTCAGAGCGGGATCGACCGTCTGGAACATAATATGGCTAATCTGGTGATCAAAGCCCCGATGGACGGTGTTGTGGAAGATAAAAATGTAGCTATCGGCCAATATGCAGGCCCTGGAGCGCCCCTGGCCATGATTAAGGACACATCAACCATTCAGGCGGTTATTAAAATAGCCCAGGAGGATGCGGTAAAAATCCAGGCCGGCCAAAAGGCGCAAGTAAGAGTCAGTGGTGATACCCAGGTTTATGAAGGCACTGTGAGTTATGTGAGCACAACGGCCAGCATGGCTTCCCGGACATTTACAGCAAAAGTGGAAGTGCCGAATCCGGGCAAGCGGTTGAAGCCCGGCAGTTATGCCAATGTGAATCTGGTCTCCGGCACGGAAGTTTCGGCACTGACTATCCCGCTGCGGTCCGTTGCAGGAAGTAAAGGCAGCTACTATGTTTTCACGGCAGAAAACGGAGTGGCCCGCCGTACTGCGGTGACCCTTGGTGCCACCTACAACGATAGGATCGAAGTCCAATCCGGTCTTACCGATGGTGCTGATGTAATCTGCACCAATATCAACTCGCTTCAGGACGGTGATCAGATTTCAATAGCTGAACCATTAACTGAACAAACATCGGAAGCAGCCGCAGAGCAGGGGGAATAG
- a CDS encoding TetR/AcrR family transcriptional regulator, translating to MQYLKDEIKNNIISAALDEFEEKGFNDASIRTIAKNAGIATGNLYRYFTGKEELFKHIMNPVFERFSGLIFSEFKADANDLPALTDVVDTIMSFYDQCSRELMILLDKSEGSVYQNLKEDLIVLIEKRVKEEVVHKLKAEGIIIADEFVFHVMASMYMEGILRILRQAKGDDGRIRKLISQMLALNMNNFVVMKEAPEFKL from the coding sequence ATGCAATACCTCAAAGATGAAATTAAAAACAATATCATTAGTGCAGCCCTCGATGAATTTGAGGAAAAAGGATTTAATGATGCATCCATCAGAACCATAGCTAAAAATGCCGGCATAGCTACAGGGAATCTTTATCGTTACTTTACGGGCAAAGAAGAGTTGTTCAAGCATATTATGAATCCTGTTTTCGAACGCTTCAGTGGTCTCATTTTCAGTGAGTTTAAAGCCGATGCCAATGATCTGCCTGCTTTGACAGATGTGGTTGACACGATCATGAGCTTTTATGACCAATGCAGCAGGGAATTGATGATCCTGCTGGACAAAAGCGAAGGTTCAGTCTACCAGAATTTAAAAGAAGATTTAATTGTTCTGATCGAAAAGCGGGTAAAAGAAGAGGTTGTGCATAAGTTGAAGGCTGAAGGAATTATCATTGCCGACGAATTTGTTTTTCATGTGATGGCTTCGATGTACATGGAGGGAATTCTGAGAATCTTAAGGCAAGCTAAAGGGGATGACGGCAGAATCAGGAAGCTGATCAGCCAGATGCTGGCTTTAAACATGAATAACTTCGTGGTCATGAAGGAAGCTCCTGAGTTCAAACTATAA
- a CDS encoding efflux RND transporter permease subunit, whose translation MFLTDLSLKRPVFTVVIIIALLVTGAASFLGLPINDLTEVDTPVVSVTVIQAGVAPDQIESKVTRKVEDTVGQISGVDHINSIVRDSVSVTVVQFELEKSADEAVQEVRDKLGAVRGELPRDIQEPIIAKYDMTAQPIISLTVTGSVGDRQLSELVDQTITKQLSTVKGVGSVNVYGEQQREIQILLDKEKMNAFGVTAAEVANSLGSDNLDIPAGKVSDGSQEISLQTTASVKTVEDFGKILVGKRGTDEIHVSDIAQVVDGSKEMDSISLYNGQRAIGIDVVKQSGANTVEVAEVIKQEIETISQSLPVGVTIDVVRDNSVMIHEQVSNMEKTLLEGCVIAVVIIFLFLGNAASTIISALALPTSIIATFIIMKLMGFTLNLVTLVALSLSIGLLVDDSIVVIENIVRQMKLGKTPFQAAKEATAEIGLAVLATTLTIVAVFMPVAMMKGIIASYMREFGLTVSFSVLISLFVSFTLVPMLAAKYLKGEEEQGAKNPGLLGRFLEWFDQLFEKLGRGYAKFLDLVLNHRLMVVVVAGGLLALSVAIMPLLGTTFIPAEDKGQITITAALDAGVSLDKAGFTAQAMEQAVREYPEVQYTYSVVEADKISMFVQVPNTENRQEPIEDIVDGMRSSLLKIPGIEVSLSGNSSIASMGGASGKDFEYHITGNDFESLQQYAQTLKQVVRNLPGAADVSLSYRAGNPEAHLQVDRDKAEDLGVSPALAGTTLRILYNGATVGQYESGGDRYDVTVKLNSEESKNLSSFEGIYVPSDNVEYNNPILVPLTQVTNQEFTTSAAMINRYDKEREIQVTANVIGTSSGDFEKAFKAEVENIGIPEGISLTAGGTNSMMTDASGGMVLAMILGALFIFLILAAQYESFVDPLSILFSLPLAIIGAVLGLMAGQKELSFAAMIGIVLLLGLVTKNAILLVDFTRQRRGEGLGRREAILEAAAIRLRPIMMTTLAMIVSMIPVITEGGAGASFRSPMAYAVIGGLISSTLLTLVVVPVLYTFFDDVRSKLMPRRKHVSTRELSA comes from the coding sequence ATGTTTTTGACCGACTTAAGCTTGAAACGTCCCGTTTTCACCGTGGTGATCATTATCGCTCTGTTGGTGACTGGAGCAGCCTCCTTTCTCGGACTTCCCATCAATGATTTGACCGAAGTGGATACGCCGGTGGTTTCCGTTACCGTGATTCAGGCGGGAGTTGCACCGGACCAGATCGAAAGCAAAGTGACCCGTAAAGTGGAAGACACGGTGGGGCAGATTTCCGGGGTGGATCATATCAACTCTATCGTCAGGGACAGCGTTTCTGTGACGGTGGTGCAGTTTGAGCTGGAAAAATCAGCCGATGAGGCGGTTCAGGAAGTGCGGGATAAACTGGGAGCCGTGCGCGGTGAGCTGCCCCGGGATATCCAGGAGCCGATCATTGCTAAATACGATATGACCGCTCAGCCTATTATCTCCCTGACGGTAACCGGTTCAGTAGGGGACCGGCAGCTGTCGGAACTTGTGGACCAGACCATCACCAAGCAACTAAGCACTGTCAAGGGTGTGGGGTCTGTCAATGTCTACGGGGAACAGCAGCGGGAGATTCAGATCCTGCTGGATAAGGAAAAAATGAATGCTTTCGGCGTCACGGCTGCGGAGGTAGCCAACAGCCTGGGCTCAGATAATTTGGACATTCCGGCCGGTAAAGTCTCCGACGGCAGCCAGGAGATTTCCCTGCAAACCACAGCCAGTGTTAAAACCGTAGAGGATTTCGGCAAGATTCTGGTGGGTAAACGGGGCACGGATGAGATTCATGTCAGCGATATCGCCCAAGTGGTGGATGGCAGCAAAGAGATGGACAGCATCTCTCTTTATAATGGACAAAGGGCCATCGGTATTGATGTGGTCAAGCAATCGGGAGCTAATACGGTGGAAGTCGCTGAGGTCATCAAGCAGGAGATTGAAACTATCAGTCAAAGTCTGCCTGTGGGCGTTACCATCGACGTTGTCAGGGACAACTCCGTGATGATTCACGAACAGGTCAGTAATATGGAAAAAACCCTTTTGGAAGGCTGCGTAATCGCGGTTGTTATCATCTTCCTGTTCCTGGGTAATGCCGCCAGCACCATCATCAGTGCTCTGGCACTGCCCACTTCGATTATTGCTACTTTTATCATCATGAAGCTGATGGGGTTCACTCTCAATCTGGTGACCCTGGTGGCTCTGTCCCTGTCCATTGGACTATTAGTGGACGATTCTATCGTTGTTATTGAAAATATCGTCCGTCAGATGAAACTGGGCAAAACACCCTTTCAGGCGGCGAAAGAGGCCACTGCGGAAATCGGTCTGGCCGTTTTGGCCACAACCCTGACCATTGTCGCAGTATTCATGCCCGTGGCGATGATGAAAGGTATTATTGCCAGCTATATGCGGGAATTCGGACTCACCGTATCCTTCAGCGTCCTGATCTCTCTGTTCGTCTCCTTTACCTTGGTCCCTATGCTTGCTGCCAAGTATTTGAAGGGCGAAGAAGAGCAGGGGGCGAAGAATCCGGGGCTGCTGGGACGGTTTTTAGAGTGGTTTGACCAATTATTTGAAAAGCTGGGCAGAGGGTATGCCAAGTTCTTAGACCTGGTCTTGAATCACAGACTGATGGTGGTTGTCGTAGCCGGGGGACTGTTGGCTCTGAGTGTGGCCATTATGCCGCTGCTGGGAACGACCTTTATCCCTGCGGAGGACAAAGGGCAGATCACGATTACGGCAGCTCTGGATGCCGGGGTGTCTCTGGATAAAGCCGGCTTCACCGCTCAAGCCATGGAGCAGGCAGTGAGGGAATACCCGGAGGTGCAATATACTTATTCCGTGGTGGAAGCGGATAAAATATCCATGTTTGTCCAAGTCCCCAATACGGAGAATCGTCAGGAACCCATCGAAGATATTGTGGACGGGATGAGGAGCAGTCTCCTGAAAATACCCGGTATCGAGGTTTCTTTGAGCGGCAACAGCTCGATTGCCAGTATGGGAGGTGCTTCCGGTAAGGATTTTGAATACCATATCACCGGTAACGATTTTGAGAGTCTCCAGCAGTATGCCCAGACTCTGAAGCAAGTGGTCAGGAATTTGCCCGGTGCTGCAGATGTGAGCTTAAGCTATCGGGCAGGCAACCCGGAAGCCCATCTCCAGGTGGACCGGGATAAAGCAGAAGACCTGGGGGTCAGCCCGGCTTTGGCGGGAACCACTCTGCGGATTTTATACAACGGCGCAACGGTCGGGCAGTATGAGAGCGGTGGTGACCGTTATGATGTGACGGTAAAGCTGAACTCTGAGGAAAGCAAAAATCTTAGCAGCTTTGAGGGAATTTATGTTCCCAGCGACAATGTGGAATATAATAACCCTATTCTGGTACCTCTGACTCAGGTGACTAATCAGGAATTTACAACTTCAGCGGCCATGATCAATCGTTACGACAAAGAACGTGAGATTCAGGTTACCGCCAATGTCATTGGTACCTCCAGCGGGGACTTTGAAAAGGCGTTTAAGGCAGAGGTTGAGAACATCGGAATTCCGGAGGGCATCAGTCTGACTGCCGGCGGAACCAATTCCATGATGACCGATGCTTCCGGCGGAATGGTCCTGGCCATGATATTGGGCGCTTTGTTCATCTTCCTGATTCTGGCCGCTCAATACGAAAGCTTTGTCGATCCGTTATCCATCCTCTTTTCTCTGCCCCTGGCCATTATTGGCGCTGTCCTTGGTTTGATGGCCGGGCAGAAGGAGCTCAGCTTTGCTGCGATGATTGGCATTGTCCTGCTTTTAGGATTGGTCACCAAAAACGCCATTCTGCTGGTGGACTTTACCCGGCAGCGCCGAGGGGAAGGTCTGGGACGCCGGGAAGCGATTCTGGAGGCAGCTGCCATCCGGCTGAGGCCGATCATGATGACTACCCTGGCCATGATCGTCAGTATGATTCCGGTAATCACCGAAGGAGGGGCCGGAGCTTCCTTCCGTTCTCCTATGGCCTATGCGGTGATCGGCGGTTTGATTTCCTCCACGCTTTTGACCCTGGTAGTCGTTCCGGTGCTCTATACGTTCTTTGATGATGTAAGGAGTAAGCTTATGCCCCGCAGGAAGCATGTCTCAACCCGGGAACTTTCTGCTTAA